The Brevibacillus brevis genome contains a region encoding:
- the sdaAB gene encoding L-serine ammonia-lyase, iron-sulfur-dependent subunit beta, producing MKYKSVFDIIGPIMVGPSSSHTAGAARIGRVARKLFGRMPSRAEIVFYGSFAKTYQGHGSDVATVAGILDFDTSDLRLKNSLVIAEKAGMEVELTTSEVLTEHPNTARIKLSDDEHQIELVGVSIGGGKIEVLELNGFSFQLGFDTPTLLVLHEDRFGMIAAVAKVLTQHSINVGLMEVSRHTRGSRALMAIETDSTISPEVLEEIRQIPHIFDVSLLALN from the coding sequence TTGAAGTACAAAAGCGTATTTGATATTATCGGTCCAATTATGGTTGGGCCATCTAGCTCCCATACGGCTGGTGCAGCCCGTATCGGTCGTGTGGCTCGCAAGCTGTTTGGCAGAATGCCTTCGCGAGCAGAAATTGTTTTTTACGGCTCATTTGCAAAAACGTATCAAGGACATGGTTCTGATGTGGCGACAGTGGCAGGAATTCTTGACTTTGACACGTCGGATTTGCGTCTGAAAAATTCGCTGGTGATTGCAGAAAAAGCCGGCATGGAAGTGGAGTTGACCACTTCTGAGGTTTTGACAGAACACCCGAACACAGCGCGGATCAAGCTGTCCGATGATGAGCATCAAATTGAACTCGTCGGTGTTTCTATTGGTGGCGGGAAGATCGAAGTGTTGGAATTGAACGGGTTTTCCTTTCAGTTGGGCTTCGATACACCGACGCTCTTGGTCTTGCATGAGGATCGCTTTGGGATGATTGCGGCTGTGGCAAAAGTACTGACCCAACACAGTATTAATGTGGGGCTCATGGAAGTGTCTCGTCACACACGCGGTTCCCGTGCTTTGATGGCAATCGAAACGGATTCGACGATCTCGCCGGAAGTCCTGGAGGAAATTCGTCAAATCCCCCATATCTTTGACGTATCCCTGCTCGCATTGAACTAA